The Hordeum vulgare subsp. vulgare chromosome 4H, MorexV3_pseudomolecules_assembly, whole genome shotgun sequence genomic interval gaggccaTGATGCTGGAGGGCAAATCCTGCCTCGTCTCGCGCTCCCTGCCCAGCTACTGCGAGCCGGAGTCCGAGTGGGCGTTCCTCGCCCGCGAGGTCTCCGTCATCAGCGGCGGCAAGCGCCCCGCGCCGGAAGACTTCGGCGCGGAAGACATGGAGGAggcggacggcggcggcggcggcagcagcggGAAGCGCAGCAAGTCGCCTTCCCCGCAGCCGCACACGCCGGATATCACCGAGAGCCACGGCTCCAGCCGCCACGCCTCCTCAGGCGGCGGAGGTGGGGAGCAGCAAGGCTCTGGGGCCAATCTTATTGGTGAGATTGGTCGCGACCTCTCCATCAACTGCCTCCTCCGGCTCTCCAGGTCGGACTATGGCTCCGTGGCCTTCCTCAACAGGGACTTCAACTCCCTGGTGCGCAACGGGGAGATCTACCGCCTGCGGCGGCAGAATGGCATCGCCGAACATTGGGTCTACTTCTCCTGCAATGTCCTGGAGTGGGACGCCTATGACCCCTACAGAGAGCGCTGGATCCAGGTGCCCAAGATGCCACCGgatgaatgcttcatgtgctccgACAAGGAGTCCCTGGCCGTGGGCACCGAGCTGCTTGTCTTTGGGATGGCACACATTGTGTTCAGATATAGCATCCTGACCAATTCGTGGACAAGGGCTGATCCCATGAACTCTCCTCGGTGCTTGTTCGGATCAACAAGCGTTGGTGA includes:
- the LOC123449568 gene encoding F-box/kelch-repeat protein At1g74510-like → MMLEGKSCLVSRSLPSYCEPESEWAFLAREVSVISGGKRPAPEDFGAEDMEEADGGGGGSSGKRSKSPSPQPHTPDITESHGSSRHASSGGGGGEQQGSGANLIGEIGRDLSINCLLRLSRSDYGSVAFLNRDFNSLVRNGEIYRLRRQNGIAEHWVYFSCNVLEWDAYDPYRERWIQVPKMPPDECFMCSDKESLAVGTELLVFGMAHIVFRYSILTNSWTRADPMNSPRCLFGSTSVGEKAYVAGGTDASGKILSSAEMYDSVTHTWTPLPSMNRARKMCSGVFLDGKFYVIGGVTNNNQVLTCGEEYDLNRGSWRVIENMSEGLNGVTGAPPLIAVVNNQLYAADYSEKDVKKYDKLNNKWIALGKLPERSVSMNGWGLAFRACGDRLIVIGGPRTSIGGIIELNSWVPDEQPPVWNLVATRQSGNFVYNCAVMGC